A single Mercenaria mercenaria strain notata chromosome 9, MADL_Memer_1, whole genome shotgun sequence DNA region contains:
- the LOC123546965 gene encoding uncharacterized protein LOC123546965, which yields MDSLKECSCAPFAGCSYEEVLEQAPCPPPFFYSRFAAYAIVQSLCSPQICKIAKRCMTTLPTNDSQQIIQSICFPTTPTFSTTPKTTIKTPLTATASITATTTTNIITTTTTAMMPTIPHTTPVPPPPCFSSGCLIALIVTLVLVFIITTCIVTLVVKYKRNGKFQIGKWKSFSLFRYRRNTDQKDLFVRTENKMKVCFDNPNYSMCFETIETHEFQERARISNKTSDVQGSIVESRISKTEVELHKKWKDEGCTLDTIITDQVRSVILVEKKPVEQHMQEELSGSRSSSILNDKETGLNENMLADISEIGSANTAVLHEEHEKTETINNETFNAQIKPLEEDKTKENVKDCDGDDGAETIQGNLETIDRETVGTATETFDEIRNSVANITTTKIFDEPRDSVTIGTAKEISDETGHSLSNGTANEISDETTDSVSNGTVKEVSDETRNSETSATATDISDKTDDTDTTCTDTEVFHDNVTKEDICDSTFNMHESIA from the exons ATGGATTCCTTAAAAGAGTGTTCATGTGCGCCGTTTGCTGGATGTTCTTACGAGGAAGTGCTCGAACAAGCACCGTGTCCGCCCCCATTCTTCTATAGTAGATTCGCCGCGTACGCTATTGTTCAATCCCTTTGCAGTCCTCAGATCTGTAAAATTGCCAAGAGGTGTATGACAACATTACCAACAAATGACTCACAACAGATCATACAGAGTATCTGTTTCCCGACTACGCCGACATTCTCGACAACGCcgaaaacaacaataaaaacaccACTAACAGCAACAGCATCAATAACAGCAACTACAACAACTAATATTATAACAACAACGACGACGGCGATGATGCCAACAATACCACATACAACACCTGTGCCACCTCCACCGTGTTTCAGTTCAGGTTGCTTGATCGCACTGATTGTGACTTTAGTCCTCGTTTTCATCATAACTACTTGCATCGTTAC TTTGGTTGTGAAGTATAAACGCAACGGCAAATTTCAG ATAGGAAAGTGGAAATCGTTCAGCCTTTTTAGATATAGAAGAAATACGGATCAAAAAGATTTATTCGTTcgaacagaaaataaaatgaaagtttgttTTGACAATCCTAATTACAGTATGTGTTTTGAGACAATCGAAACTCACGAATTCCAAGAACGTGCAAGAATTTCTAACAAAACATCAGATGTTCAGGGATCCATTGTTGAAAGCAGAATTTCAAAAACTGAAGTCGAATTGCATAAGAAGTGGAAGGATGAAGGGTGTACTCTTGACACTATCATAACCGACCAGGTTAGGTCAGTTATTCTGGTTGAAAAGAAACCAGTCGAACAACACATGCAAGAAGAATTAAGTGGTTCTAGATCGAGCAGCATATTAAATGATAAAGAAACTGGTCTTAATGAAAACATGCTAGCAGACATTAGTGAGATTGGTTCAGCAAACACGGCGGTTTTGCAtgaagaacatgaaaaaactgaaacaattaaTAATGAGACATTCAATGCACAGATAAAGCCCCTAGAGGAAGACAAAACAAAAGAGAATGTTAAAGACTGTGATGGTGATGATGGTGCGGAGACTATTCAAGGAAACCTCGAAACTATAGATAGGGAGACAGTTGGTACAGCAACGGAAACATTTGATGAAATTAGAAACAGTGTGGCAAATATTACAACAACGAAGATATTTGATGAACCTAGAGATAGTGTAACAATTGGTACAGCAAAGGAGATATCTGATGAAACTGGACATAGTTTGTCAAATGGAACAGCAAATGAGATATCTGATGAAACTACAGATAGTGTGTCAAATGGTACAGTAAAGGAGGTATCTGATGAAACTAGAAATAGTGAGACAAGTGCTACAGCAACAGATATATCCGATAAAACAGACGATACTGATACAACTTGTACGGACACGGAGGTATTTCATGATAATGTAACTAAAGAAGACATATGTGACAGCACTTTCAATATGCACGAATCGATAGCATAG